One window of Arthrobacter oryzae genomic DNA carries:
- a CDS encoding AMP-binding protein yields the protein MTVTDDFRAARDRLLALREDYGQARDKFQWPRFEEFNFALDWFDRIAADPDKGSNPALVIVEQDGSATRRTFAELSMRSGQVANWLRSQGVRRGDRMIIMLGNQVELWELMLAGIKLGIVMIPTTTLMGPADLTDRVERGEAGWAAVGRSNIGKFAGVPGNYTLIEIADGDAPPATPAGANAGAAHYAEAAGAPTEFTPDAPTKADETLLLYFTSGTTSKAKLVEHTHTSYPVGHLSTMFWIGLGPGDVHLNVASPGWAKHAWSNVFTPWIAEACVFIYNYSRFDAKALMEQMDREKVTSFCAPPTVWRMLIQADLTLLKNPPSKVVSAGEPLNAEVIDQVHRAWGQTIRDGFGQTESTVQIANTPGQPIKIGAMGKPLPGYDVVLVDPATGEEADDGELCLRLDPRPVGLMKAYYGDPEKTADAFRDGYYHTGDMASRDERGIITYVGRGDDVFKSSDYRLSPFELESVLIEHPAVAEAAVVPSPDPLKLSVPKAFVVLAAGHQPGPELAEDILRYCRDHLAPFKRIRRLEFADLPKTISGKIRRVELRHNEELRHGGGPLPEGLGTEYSEADFPGLKS from the coding sequence ATGACAGTCACCGATGACTTCCGGGCAGCGAGGGACAGGCTCCTGGCCCTGCGCGAGGACTACGGCCAGGCACGGGATAAGTTCCAGTGGCCCCGCTTCGAGGAGTTCAACTTCGCCCTCGACTGGTTCGACCGGATTGCGGCTGACCCGGACAAGGGTTCCAACCCTGCCCTGGTGATCGTGGAGCAGGACGGCAGCGCCACGCGGCGCACCTTCGCGGAGCTTTCCATGCGGTCCGGCCAAGTGGCGAACTGGCTCCGCAGCCAGGGCGTGCGCCGCGGCGACCGGATGATCATCATGCTGGGCAACCAGGTGGAGCTGTGGGAACTCATGCTCGCCGGCATCAAGCTGGGCATCGTCATGATTCCCACCACCACCCTGATGGGCCCCGCCGACCTGACGGACCGGGTGGAGCGCGGCGAGGCGGGCTGGGCCGCCGTCGGACGTTCCAACATCGGCAAGTTTGCCGGTGTCCCCGGCAACTACACGCTGATTGAAATCGCCGACGGCGACGCTCCCCCCGCAACTCCAGCAGGCGCCAACGCGGGCGCCGCCCACTACGCGGAGGCAGCCGGCGCACCAACCGAGTTCACCCCCGACGCGCCCACCAAGGCGGACGAAACCCTGCTCCTCTACTTCACCTCCGGAACCACGTCCAAGGCCAAACTGGTGGAGCACACCCACACGTCCTACCCCGTGGGCCACCTGTCCACCATGTTCTGGATCGGGCTGGGCCCCGGCGACGTGCACCTGAACGTCGCGTCCCCCGGCTGGGCCAAGCACGCCTGGTCCAACGTGTTCACCCCCTGGATCGCCGAGGCCTGCGTCTTCATCTACAACTACAGCCGGTTCGATGCCAAGGCCCTCATGGAACAGATGGACCGCGAGAAGGTGACCAGTTTCTGCGCCCCGCCCACCGTGTGGCGCATGCTGATCCAGGCCGACCTCACCCTCCTGAAGAACCCGCCCAGCAAGGTGGTCTCCGCCGGGGAACCCCTCAACGCCGAGGTAATCGACCAGGTCCACCGCGCATGGGGCCAGACCATCCGCGACGGCTTCGGGCAGACCGAATCCACCGTGCAGATCGCCAACACTCCGGGCCAGCCGATCAAGATCGGCGCCATGGGCAAGCCCCTGCCGGGCTACGACGTGGTGCTGGTTGACCCCGCCACAGGAGAAGAAGCCGACGACGGCGAGCTCTGCCTCCGGCTCGACCCCCGACCTGTGGGACTGATGAAGGCCTACTACGGCGACCCGGAGAAAACCGCCGACGCCTTCCGCGACGGTTACTACCACACCGGCGACATGGCCAGCCGGGACGAGCGCGGCATCATCACCTATGTAGGCCGCGGTGACGACGTGTTCAAATCCTCCGACTACCGGCTGTCCCCGTTCGAGCTGGAAAGCGTGCTGATCGAGCACCCCGCCGTGGCGGAGGCCGCCGTGGTCCCCTCTCCCGACCCGCTCAAGCTGTCCGTGCCCAAAGCATTTGTGGTCCTGGCCGCCGGGCACCAGCCCGGCCCCGAACTCGCCGAGGACATCCTGCGCTACTGCCGCGATCATCTGGCCCCCTTCAAGCGCATCCGCCGGCTGGAATTCGCGGACCTGCCCAAGACCATCTCCGGCAAGATCCGGCGAGTGGAACTGCGGCACAACGAAGAGCTCCGGCACGGCGGCGGCCCGCTGCCCGAGGGCCTCGGGACCGAGTACTCGGAGGCGGATTTCCCCGGCCTGAAAAGCTAG
- a CDS encoding acyl-CoA dehydrogenase family protein: MYIVDLLPAGERSRYLEVRDFLQSRVRAASIEYWNREEFPFGLLAEMGKYGLGGLQTDGTSKLFKGLMYVEVARADVSLSALVGIHNELIVGMIDELGSEAQKQRWLPGLKAFTQLGAFALTEPEHGSDIAGGLETSARLERGEWVINGAKRWIGAGTIADFALVWARDEADRQIKGFIVETDRTGYSATKISNKIGLRIMQNADIRLDDVRIPESNLLPGATDFSKANDLLRDSRAWVGWQGAGIQLAAFDVARSYALERKQFGKELARFQLIQQQLAEILGNASASLALMAQLARIQQDGKLEMVQAAMAKSTTTRLARASVAMGRSLMGGNGISSDYEMGKLFGDAEILYTYEGSYEINSLIVARAVTGKSAFA; the protein is encoded by the coding sequence ATGTACATCGTGGACCTGCTGCCGGCAGGGGAGCGCTCACGGTATCTGGAAGTGCGGGACTTCCTGCAGTCCCGTGTCCGCGCGGCGTCCATCGAGTACTGGAACCGCGAGGAATTTCCGTTCGGACTGCTGGCCGAAATGGGCAAGTACGGGCTGGGCGGACTGCAGACGGACGGGACCTCGAAGCTCTTCAAGGGCCTGATGTATGTGGAGGTTGCCCGGGCCGACGTGTCCCTGTCCGCGCTGGTGGGGATCCATAACGAGCTGATCGTGGGGATGATCGACGAGCTCGGTTCGGAAGCGCAGAAACAGCGGTGGCTGCCAGGGTTGAAGGCATTCACCCAGCTTGGCGCGTTCGCACTCACGGAGCCTGAGCACGGTTCGGACATTGCCGGCGGGCTGGAAACGTCCGCCCGGCTGGAGCGCGGCGAATGGGTGATCAACGGCGCCAAGCGGTGGATCGGCGCCGGGACCATCGCCGACTTCGCGCTGGTCTGGGCCCGGGATGAAGCGGACCGGCAGATCAAGGGCTTCATCGTGGAGACGGACCGCACCGGTTACTCCGCCACGAAGATCTCAAACAAGATCGGCCTGCGGATCATGCAGAATGCGGACATCCGGCTGGATGACGTGCGGATCCCGGAATCCAATCTCCTGCCCGGGGCCACGGATTTCTCGAAGGCCAACGATCTGCTCCGCGATTCGCGCGCCTGGGTGGGCTGGCAGGGGGCCGGCATCCAGCTGGCCGCGTTCGACGTCGCCCGTTCCTATGCCCTGGAACGGAAGCAGTTCGGCAAGGAATTGGCCCGGTTCCAGCTCATCCAGCAGCAGCTGGCTGAAATCCTGGGCAATGCCAGCGCCTCCCTGGCGCTGATGGCCCAGCTGGCCCGCATTCAGCAGGACGGCAAGCTGGAGATGGTGCAGGCTGCCATGGCGAAGTCCACCACTACCCGGCTGGCGCGCGCCTCGGTGGCAATGGGCAGGTCGCTGATGGGCGGCAACGGGATCAGCAGCGACTATGAGATGGGCAAGCTGTTTGGCGACGCCGAAATCCTCTATACGTATGAGGGCAGCTACGAGATCAACTCGCTGATCGTGGCACGCGCCGTGACCGGGAAGTCGGCTTTTGCCTGA
- a CDS encoding dihydrofolate reductase family protein — protein MRKIILMCSVSVDGYFEGLDRDISWNLVDEELHQHFNDECKAMGAFLDGRITHELMAGYWPTADQDPDSTPAEVEFAGIWRDMPKFVFSRTLTTAGWNTTVMHDVVPEEIAELKAQPGGDLAVGGANLAATFMRLGLIDEYRLYVHPVVLGQGQGRPLFEAPDVRMNLKLAGTRTFGNGVVLLHYERGQD, from the coding sequence ATGCGGAAGATCATTCTGATGTGTTCAGTTTCGGTGGACGGATACTTCGAGGGACTGGACCGGGACATCAGCTGGAACCTGGTGGACGAGGAACTGCACCAGCACTTCAACGATGAGTGCAAGGCCATGGGGGCGTTCCTCGACGGACGGATCACCCACGAGCTGATGGCCGGATACTGGCCCACGGCCGACCAGGATCCTGACAGCACTCCTGCCGAGGTGGAGTTCGCCGGTATCTGGCGCGACATGCCCAAGTTCGTCTTCTCCCGGACCCTCACCACCGCAGGATGGAACACCACGGTGATGCACGACGTCGTGCCTGAAGAAATCGCGGAGCTCAAGGCGCAGCCCGGCGGCGATCTCGCGGTGGGTGGCGCCAATCTGGCCGCAACATTCATGCGGCTCGGCCTCATTGATGAATACCGGCTCTACGTCCACCCCGTGGTCCTGGGCCAGGGCCAGGGCCGGCCGCTGTTCGAGGCACCGGACGTTCGGATGAACCTGAAGCTGGCCGGGACGAGGACGTTCGGCAACGGGGTGGTCCTGCTCCATTACGAGCGCGGCCAGGACTGA
- a CDS encoding GNAT family N-acetyltransferase has translation MTADASTLIGPVQMRVLQTSDAGPLSAAYQLNRDHLGPWEPARSAEFFTPAGQSAVIESKLALQAAGQEVPWVLLEGSRIIGTITLTGIVRGPFLSANLGYWVDKEFNSRGIGSAAVGRVLAAAKDHLGLHRVQAATLVHNAASRRILARAGFDEIGTAPSYLKIAGTWQDHVLFQRILG, from the coding sequence ATGACTGCGGATGCCTCCACCCTGATCGGCCCTGTCCAAATGCGGGTGCTTCAGACCTCTGACGCCGGGCCGCTTAGTGCCGCCTACCAGCTGAACCGGGACCACCTGGGCCCTTGGGAGCCCGCCCGGAGTGCGGAGTTCTTCACCCCGGCCGGTCAGTCCGCCGTCATCGAATCAAAGCTCGCTTTGCAGGCGGCGGGGCAGGAGGTTCCGTGGGTTCTTCTTGAAGGCAGCCGCATCATCGGTACGATCACGCTGACGGGCATAGTCCGTGGTCCGTTCCTCAGCGCCAACCTTGGCTACTGGGTGGACAAGGAATTCAACAGCCGCGGCATCGGCAGCGCCGCCGTTGGCCGTGTCCTGGCTGCTGCCAAGGACCACCTGGGGCTGCACCGCGTTCAGGCGGCGACGCTCGTACACAACGCTGCTTCACGGCGGATACTGGCACGCGCAGGCTTTGACGAGATCGGTACGGCGCCGTCCTACCTCAAGATTGCCGGAACCTGGCAGGACCATGTCCTGTTCCAACGCATCCTTGGGTGA
- a CDS encoding cytochrome c oxidase subunit 4 — protein MKIESWIFGGLALFFVPVGVVYGLITSWTEPVGFLALWLVGGLAGMIGLYLGYTGRRIGMRPEDRHDAETHEGAGEQGHFSPWSWWPISVGLAAATGFLGMAIGFWLVYISAGLALVALIGWVFEYSRGDHAH, from the coding sequence GTGAAGATCGAATCCTGGATTTTCGGAGGCCTGGCATTGTTCTTCGTGCCCGTTGGTGTGGTTTACGGATTGATCACCAGCTGGACGGAACCGGTTGGCTTCCTGGCCCTGTGGCTGGTAGGTGGCCTGGCCGGGATGATCGGACTTTACCTTGGTTATACCGGCCGGCGTATCGGGATGCGTCCGGAAGACCGTCATGATGCAGAGACCCATGAAGGTGCCGGGGAACAAGGCCACTTCAGCCCTTGGAGCTGGTGGCCGATCTCGGTGGGCCTTGCCGCCGCCACCGGCTTCCTGGGGATGGCCATCGGATTCTGGCTTGTCTACATCAGCGCCGGGCTCGCCTTGGTTGCGCTGATTGGCTGGGTGTTCGAGTACAGCCGCGGGGACCACGCGCACTAG
- a CDS encoding TetR/AcrR family transcriptional regulator yields the protein MTLHAEGARRIPLNRERVLTAAVVLADEAGLESLSMRRLAQELGVVPMALYKHIANKEELLDGMVDVLVGEIDPPDPDAGWKNAVRLRVLSARRSLLRHPWARQVLESRTTRTPAVLGYMDSFIGMFLAGGFSIDLTHHVMHALGSRMWGFTQELFDDPAGGAPADLPPETQAAMLQEMARRYPNILQVAMAANHDDGSVVSQGCDDQFEFEFALDLLLDGFERFHQQGWTSERAKLER from the coding sequence ATGACTCTGCACGCCGAAGGGGCACGACGGATTCCGCTGAACCGGGAGCGGGTGCTGACGGCCGCCGTCGTCCTGGCGGATGAGGCGGGCCTCGAGTCACTGAGCATGAGGCGGCTGGCGCAGGAGCTGGGCGTGGTGCCGATGGCGCTGTACAAGCACATCGCCAACAAAGAGGAACTCCTCGACGGCATGGTGGACGTCCTCGTGGGAGAAATCGACCCTCCCGATCCCGATGCGGGCTGGAAGAACGCGGTCCGGCTCAGGGTGCTCTCGGCAAGGAGATCCCTGTTGCGGCATCCATGGGCACGCCAGGTGCTGGAATCCCGCACCACCAGGACGCCGGCGGTTCTCGGGTACATGGACTCGTTCATCGGAATGTTCCTGGCCGGCGGCTTCTCCATCGATCTCACCCATCACGTGATGCATGCCCTCGGCAGCCGCATGTGGGGGTTCACCCAGGAGCTGTTCGACGACCCGGCCGGCGGGGCGCCGGCTGATCTCCCGCCTGAAACGCAGGCAGCGATGCTGCAGGAGATGGCAAGGCGGTACCCCAACATTCTGCAGGTCGCCATGGCAGCCAATCACGACGACGGCTCGGTTGTTTCGCAGGGCTGCGACGATCAGTTTGAGTTTGAGTTCGCGCTGGATCTTCTCCTGGACGGGTTTGAGCGGTTCCATCAGCAGGGGTGGACGTCGGAGCGGGCGAAGCTGGAGCGATAG
- a CDS encoding response regulator transcription factor, with translation MWEDRAERARREISAMAATGMGVADLHAAALAVVHQTVPFQQACWAGVDPDSLIMTSITNWPPWPAPDEYAARFAETEYAGTEPNPFAELTRRPLPAARLSDAPHRDVVRSVRLNDLLRPQGLEHELRAVFRTDDACWAVGGVFREPGPDFTDREVDFLSSIAASLAAATRVAVRLERQAMRGPDGPLIVLVGPRGELRAATKAAAAWLAELDDQAPGRFSITLYAVVAAAKAAASGTARMRMRDAGDNWVVLQASRLITGDDPGQMVVTVEPATTNEMAGLLLAAYGATSREREVCLELVSGSTTAEIADHLFISPHTVHDHLKSLFDKVGVGSRGELVARLRG, from the coding sequence ATGTGGGAGGATCGCGCAGAGCGGGCCCGCCGCGAGATTTCGGCCATGGCGGCCACCGGTATGGGGGTGGCCGACCTGCACGCCGCAGCGCTCGCCGTCGTGCACCAGACAGTGCCGTTCCAGCAGGCCTGCTGGGCCGGCGTCGACCCCGATTCCCTCATCATGACCTCAATCACCAACTGGCCGCCGTGGCCGGCGCCGGATGAATACGCCGCGCGCTTCGCCGAGACGGAATACGCGGGAACGGAACCGAATCCCTTCGCTGAGCTGACCCGGCGGCCGCTGCCTGCCGCCCGGTTATCCGATGCTCCGCACCGCGACGTTGTCAGGAGCGTTCGGCTCAACGACCTGCTCCGTCCACAGGGCCTCGAACACGAACTGCGCGCTGTGTTCCGGACCGACGACGCGTGCTGGGCCGTGGGCGGCGTCTTCCGGGAGCCGGGTCCGGACTTCACCGACCGGGAAGTGGATTTCCTGAGTTCCATCGCCGCTTCCCTGGCCGCGGCCACCCGGGTGGCGGTGCGCCTGGAGCGGCAAGCGATGCGGGGACCGGACGGTCCCCTGATCGTTCTGGTGGGACCACGCGGTGAGCTGCGGGCCGCGACTAAGGCAGCCGCCGCATGGCTTGCGGAGCTGGACGATCAGGCTCCAGGCCGTTTCAGCATCACACTGTATGCCGTGGTGGCTGCCGCGAAGGCGGCTGCGTCCGGAACGGCACGCATGAGGATGCGCGACGCCGGTGACAACTGGGTGGTGCTCCAGGCCAGCCGGCTCATCACCGGAGACGATCCCGGGCAGATGGTGGTCACGGTGGAACCCGCAACCACGAATGAAATGGCCGGCCTCCTGCTCGCCGCCTACGGCGCCACGTCACGGGAACGGGAGGTCTGCCTTGAGCTGGTCTCCGGCTCGACGACGGCGGAAATCGCCGATCATCTGTTCATCTCGCCGCACACGGTGCATGACCACCTGAAGTCCCTCTTTGACAAGGTGGGAGTAGGGAGCCGCGGCGAACTGGTCGCAAGGTTGCGCGGCTGA
- a CDS encoding DUF1304 domain-containing protein, with the protein MNTVAQLFALLQALIYISVFPLEAFLLRRPAVQRFLSTPAKNVPAVMMWAIPVGFRNLLIALGVIAGLVALNTGSVDAGRALVIYCCAYMVLAGATMALADALGHYPRKGDSIPGTLAATVPALVALIASAF; encoded by the coding sequence ATGAACACCGTTGCGCAGCTGTTTGCGCTGCTTCAAGCTTTGATCTATATCTCGGTATTCCCCCTTGAGGCCTTCCTCCTGCGCCGGCCGGCAGTGCAAAGGTTCCTGAGCACGCCGGCAAAGAATGTTCCCGCCGTCATGATGTGGGCAATTCCCGTCGGTTTCCGGAACCTGCTCATCGCGCTGGGCGTCATTGCGGGGCTTGTGGCGTTGAATACCGGGAGCGTGGACGCGGGCCGTGCCCTGGTTATCTACTGCTGCGCCTACATGGTCCTGGCCGGAGCCACCATGGCGCTGGCCGATGCGTTGGGGCACTACCCGAGGAAAGGCGACAGCATTCCCGGAACCCTCGCCGCCACGGTGCCGGCGCTGGTCGCACTCATTGCATCGGCGTTCTGA
- a CDS encoding alpha/beta fold hydrolase: MDGYAELRAFRATHPYRSLTVGGVEWQYVAGHSAEGERPALLVLGGGFSFGDSAFRTITAFEPGFRVISPSYPAVRTMAELLAGVAAILDAEGVHSANIFGHSLGAGVAHAFARRYPQRVDKLVLSGFGLYTRAHTRLVGAFLRLFSALPKAALAAFYRPRVARLLAGADDDERAFLSAYTEDLFAAHTKESAMARLAVLVDLAAHPDRYAAASTFERPEDVLLIAASDDRGFSSREREALLAAYPGARAYVFGQGGHWAAVTHPAEYDVVVRRFLEGRPRPREENVSRAVPPRRTLLKRGGEEQVPAATLDAKLAAFRAGHRYRTLDVDGVRWRYVAGGSGERVLLLPSGGTRLPDMYLLLIDALERDFRVLAPAYPAGAGIDGLADGLLAILDAEGVEQADVLGSSFGGFVAQVFARRHPERVRRLVLANTGGPAAAPLPVLPLLIRFLAVLPENAVRSLTGWNWRRWFVPESQDDGKFWNTLLSDILSRLGKEDLLSALREMNDFTHLPPVNAPEVPAAPVPVLLIESEHDEAFSPQARAALRALYPEAEVRLFAGAGHGVMATRTTEYVETVREFLRRP, translated from the coding sequence ATGGACGGCTATGCCGAGCTTCGGGCGTTCCGTGCCACGCACCCGTACCGTTCGCTGACCGTGGGCGGCGTCGAATGGCAGTACGTAGCGGGACATTCAGCGGAGGGTGAGCGGCCGGCACTTCTCGTCCTGGGCGGCGGCTTCTCCTTCGGCGATTCCGCGTTCCGCACCATCACGGCTTTCGAACCCGGCTTCCGAGTAATCTCACCCTCTTATCCCGCGGTGCGGACAATGGCCGAACTCCTGGCCGGGGTTGCCGCCATTCTCGACGCCGAGGGCGTCCACTCCGCGAACATTTTTGGCCACTCGCTCGGCGCCGGAGTCGCGCACGCCTTTGCCCGCCGTTATCCGCAGCGGGTGGACAAGCTCGTCCTTTCCGGGTTCGGTCTCTACACCCGTGCACACACTCGGCTGGTGGGTGCCTTTCTCCGTTTGTTCTCGGCGTTGCCCAAGGCCGCCCTGGCCGCTTTCTACCGTCCCAGGGTCGCACGCCTTCTCGCGGGGGCGGACGACGACGAGCGTGCTTTCCTCAGCGCCTATACGGAGGACCTCTTCGCAGCGCACACCAAGGAATCGGCCATGGCACGACTGGCCGTGCTTGTGGATCTGGCGGCTCATCCGGACCGTTACGCCGCCGCGTCCACGTTCGAGCGTCCGGAGGACGTGCTGCTGATTGCTGCTTCCGACGACCGCGGCTTCTCGTCGCGGGAACGCGAAGCCTTGCTGGCCGCCTATCCAGGGGCACGTGCATACGTTTTTGGACAAGGCGGCCACTGGGCGGCGGTCACCCACCCAGCCGAGTACGACGTCGTCGTCCGCCGCTTCCTCGAAGGCCGTCCGCGTCCCAGGGAGGAAAACGTAAGCCGTGCCGTCCCGCCGCGCCGCACCTTGCTTAAACGCGGCGGTGAAGAGCAGGTTCCCGCCGCGACCCTGGACGCCAAACTCGCTGCATTCCGTGCCGGCCACCGGTACCGCACGCTCGACGTCGACGGTGTGCGCTGGCGCTACGTCGCCGGCGGTTCGGGGGAGCGGGTGCTGCTTCTTCCCTCCGGAGGGACAAGGCTGCCGGATATGTACCTGCTACTGATCGACGCACTGGAACGGGACTTCCGCGTTCTTGCACCTGCTTACCCCGCCGGCGCCGGCATCGACGGGCTTGCGGACGGTCTGCTTGCCATCCTCGATGCGGAGGGAGTCGAGCAGGCGGATGTACTGGGATCCTCGTTCGGTGGTTTTGTGGCCCAGGTGTTCGCCCGGCGGCACCCTGAACGCGTGCGGCGCCTCGTGCTGGCGAACACCGGGGGCCCGGCCGCGGCCCCGCTGCCGGTGCTTCCGCTCCTCATCCGCTTCCTTGCCGTCCTTCCGGAAAACGCCGTGCGCTCGCTGACCGGCTGGAATTGGCGCCGCTGGTTTGTGCCGGAATCGCAGGATGATGGGAAGTTCTGGAATACGCTGCTGTCGGACATCCTCAGCCGGCTGGGCAAAGAGGATCTGCTCTCTGCGCTGAGGGAGATGAACGACTTCACACATCTGCCGCCCGTAAATGCACCGGAGGTGCCCGCCGCCCCCGTTCCCGTGCTGCTGATCGAATCGGAGCATGACGAAGCGTTTTCCCCGCAGGCGCGTGCGGCGCTCCGCGCCCTCTACCCTGAAGCTGAGGTCCGCCTTTTCGCGGGCGCGGGCCACGGGGTGATGGCAACGCGGACCACGGAGTACGTTGAGACAGTGCGGGAGTTCCTTCGCAGGCCCTGA
- a CDS encoding phage tail protein — MPHIVDFKDVSTVGLESSPVAEALAGLRANEARYYRNKYDHVFTVSPASEVPEVVERVSRILRDERDIVIGSRPLEATAFEVDGLQMAYVFYESGLAINVMYSIDDGGKRAVGFKLSDGMEIPEELTPRFKFARQKSKLAGVIRGSYFVIKGEY, encoded by the coding sequence ATGCCGCACATCGTTGACTTCAAGGACGTTTCTACGGTCGGCCTGGAATCGTCTCCTGTCGCGGAGGCACTTGCCGGGTTGCGCGCCAACGAGGCCCGCTACTACCGGAACAAGTATGACCATGTCTTCACGGTGAGCCCCGCAAGCGAAGTCCCCGAGGTGGTCGAGCGGGTGAGCCGCATCCTCAGGGATGAGCGAGACATCGTCATCGGCTCCCGCCCGCTCGAAGCGACAGCCTTCGAAGTGGACGGACTGCAGATGGCTTATGTGTTCTACGAGTCGGGGCTGGCGATCAACGTCATGTACAGCATCGACGACGGCGGGAAGCGAGCCGTCGGGTTCAAACTCTCCGACGGCATGGAAATTCCGGAGGAGCTGACGCCACGCTTCAAGTTCGCCCGGCAGAAATCCAAGCTGGCAGGCGTTATCCGCGGTTCCTACTTCGTGATCAAGGGCGAGTACTGA
- a CDS encoding DNA polymerase IV: MSGIRWVLHVDLDQFIAAVEVLRRPELAGRPIIVGGRGDPTERAVVSTASYEARAFGVGSGMPLRIAARKVPDAVILPVDQEAYLAASETVMATLHAQPGATVQVLGWDEAFVGIETENPEAYARQVQAAVFERTQLHCSVGIGDTLVRAKVATGFGKPAGVFRLTAGNWLDVMGSRPTRELWGVGTKVSGRLAKLGINTVAELAATDPQDLVPEFGPRMGPWYAELGRGDGASVVDDTPWVARGHSRETTFQRDLTEPAQVDDAVRELTARVLEDVVAEGRPVVGLTLKVRYAPFFTKTHARKIPETFDRNEIIARAVDLAAGIEAGRPIRLLGLRAEMAMPDDARKGHTPTRGGW, from the coding sequence GTGAGCGGAATCCGGTGGGTGCTGCATGTCGATCTCGACCAGTTCATCGCGGCGGTCGAAGTGCTCCGGCGGCCGGAGCTTGCGGGCAGGCCGATCATTGTCGGCGGTCGGGGCGACCCCACGGAGCGAGCTGTGGTGTCGACCGCATCCTACGAAGCCAGGGCCTTCGGCGTGGGTTCCGGAATGCCTTTGCGCATCGCGGCCCGGAAAGTGCCCGACGCGGTGATCCTTCCCGTCGATCAGGAGGCTTACCTCGCGGCGTCTGAGACGGTGATGGCTACGCTGCACGCGCAGCCCGGCGCCACAGTGCAGGTGCTGGGTTGGGATGAAGCCTTTGTGGGCATTGAGACAGAGAATCCGGAAGCCTATGCCCGTCAGGTGCAGGCCGCTGTGTTTGAGCGAACGCAGCTGCATTGCAGTGTTGGCATAGGCGACACCCTGGTGCGAGCCAAGGTCGCCACCGGTTTCGGCAAGCCGGCCGGCGTCTTCCGTCTCACTGCCGGGAACTGGCTCGACGTCATGGGCAGCCGGCCCACCAGGGAGCTGTGGGGCGTCGGAACCAAAGTGTCGGGCCGGCTCGCCAAACTCGGCATCAACACGGTCGCCGAGCTCGCCGCGACCGACCCCCAGGACCTCGTCCCGGAGTTCGGCCCCAGGATGGGTCCTTGGTATGCGGAGCTCGGACGCGGGGACGGCGCCAGCGTTGTGGACGACACCCCGTGGGTCGCCCGCGGGCATAGCCGGGAGACGACGTTCCAGCGCGACCTGACCGAGCCCGCCCAGGTGGACGACGCCGTGAGGGAGCTGACAGCGCGAGTCCTTGAGGATGTTGTGGCCGAAGGACGGCCCGTGGTTGGTCTGACCCTCAAGGTCCGGTACGCGCCGTTCTTCACCAAGACCCACGCGAGGAAGATTCCCGAGACATTCGACCGGAACGAGATCATCGCGCGGGCCGTGGACCTCGCAGCCGGAATCGAAGCGGGCCGTCCGATCCGGCTCCTGGGCCTTCGCGCCGAAATGGCAATGCCCGACGATGCCCGAAAAGGACATACGCCGACGCGCGGCGGTTGGTAA